A stretch of Henckelia pumila isolate YLH828 chromosome 4, ASM3356847v2, whole genome shotgun sequence DNA encodes these proteins:
- the LOC140864203 gene encoding uncharacterized protein isoform X3: protein MDSNNEQQFKIILGSSSVARKQILAEMGYDFTTMSADIDEKAIREEKPEDLVMVLAKAKADAILKKLQDAGTPENTTLLIAADTVVVYEGMIREKPSSKEEARQFLNDYSGGHAATVSSVLVTNLSTGFRKGDCDKVEIYFHDIPESAIDKLIEEGIVLYVAGGLIIEHPLILPYVKEVVGETDSVMGLPKALTRRLIDDVL from the exons ATGGATTCAAACAATGAACAACAATTTAAG ATAATTTTGGGATCATCGTCTGTTGCCCGCAAACAGATTTTAGCGGAAATGGGTTATGATTTCACAACTATG tctGCAGATATAGATGAGAAAGCAATTCGGGAAGAGAAGCCCGAGGATTTAGTGATGGTTCTTGCCAAGGCAAAG gcaGATGCCATTTTGAAAAAACTTCAGGATGCTGGAACCCCAGAGAATACTACACTTCTCATCGCAGCTGACACT GTGGTGGTGTATGAAGGTATGATCAGGGAAAAACCTTCCAGTAAAGAAGAAGCACGTCAATTCCTTAATG ATTATTCTGGTGGACATGCAGCAACTGTGAGTTCTGTTCTTGTTACAAACCTTAGCACTGGATTCAGAAAAGGGGATTGCGACAAAGTGGAG ATCTATTTTCATGATATACCAGAATCAGCAATAGATAAACTG ATTGAAGAAGGAATTGTGCTCTATGTAGCTGGAGGGCTTATAATTGAACATCCTCTCATATTACCATATGTCAAAGAAGTG GTTGGTGAAACGGATAGCGTGATGGGACTTCCAAAAGCACTTACACGAAGGCTAATTGACGATGTTCTGTAG
- the LOC140864205 gene encoding protein RADIALIS-like 4: MGSNSTWTSKQNKLFEDALASFDKNSPERWQHLARAVGGKTVEEVKSHYQKLVEDIDHIETGRVPVPNYKTFAENGNFSYKMMNDQEQRLKYLKLR, encoded by the exons ATGGGCTCGAATTCGACATGGACATCCAAGCAAAACAAACTGTTCGAGGATGCATTAGCAAGCTTCGACAAGAACTCGCCGGAGCGGTGGCAGCATTTGGCTAGAGCAGTGGGTGGGAAGACTGTGGAAGAGGTGAAATCCCATTATCAGAAGCTGGTTGAAGATATAGATCACATCGAGACTGGAAGAGTGCCGGTCCCTAATTACAAAACTTTCGCAGAAAATGGaaatttttcctacaaaatgaTGAATGATCAAGAGCAAAG GTTGAAATATCTAAAGCTCCGatga
- the LOC140866476 gene encoding uncharacterized protein At1g01500-like isoform X1, which produces MGNCYYESNRNGKMSDIAIGRHIDLHIRVFYVRISRFIVDGTTPECLILNLIPLSRDTILKVNGTACSLEREGISCVLRRDRVDKKSEEVTFVGTDIITLTDNVKFEVVLDKDDLLITGVLDLSSSNGSKNWSIDCEPVIRFGDAFLKGRRFKDSGYTIPALEVCVAGCFLGSPVILTKTLPLNRKRHGKIGVLNTIPEYDASDHQSHEDVVRGCDLQITDYINYKRESEEDFADLYWSAMEINKEGEEWELSRFNAGVRVGVGLGLSICLGVGVSVGLLVRTYQITTRTLKRGLL; this is translated from the exons ATGGGAAATTGTTACTACGAATCGAACAGAAATGGTAAAATGAGTGATATAGCCATAGGCCGACACATTGATTTACACATAAGAGTGTTTTACGTCAGAATCAGCAGGTTTATTGTGGATGGCACGACCCCAGAATGTCTCATACTCAACCTCATCCCTCTAAGTCGAGACACAATTCTTAAGGTAAATGGAACAGCTTGTTCCCTAGAACGGGAGGGAATCTCTTGTGTCCTTCGACGGGACAGAGTAGACAAGAAATCGGAGGAGGTCACATTTGTGGGCACAGATATTATCACATTAACCGACAACGTAAAATTTGAAGTAGTACTCGATAAAGATGACCTTTTGATCACGGGGGTTTTGGATTTGTCGAGTTCAAATGGCTCCAAGAATTGGAGCATCGACTGTGAACCCGTAATTCGTTTCGGTGACGCATTCTTGAAGGGGAGACGATTTAAGGATTCGGGATACACAATACCTGCACTCGAAGTTTGTGTGGCTGGTTGTTTTTTGGGATCTCCCGTTATATTAACCAAAACCTTGCCACTTAACCGCAAAAGACATGGAAAAATCGGTGTGTTGAATACCATTCCGGAGTATGATGCCTCTGATCATCAATCCCATGAAGACGTTGTACGAGGTTGTGATTTGCAG ATTACAGATTACATAAATTACAAACGAGAAAGTGAAGAAGATTTTGCGGATTTGTACTGGAGTGCAATGGAAATTAATAAAGAGGGCGAAGAGTGGGAGCTTTCCCGGTTCAACGCTGGGGTTCGAGTGGGAGTTGGATTAGGCCTCAGCATTTGCCTTGGTGTTGGAGTCAGTGTCGGTTTGTTGGTTCGGACCTACCAAATCACCACCCGAACCCTTAAAAGAGGGCTTCTTTAG
- the LOC140864203 gene encoding uncharacterized protein isoform X1 → MDSNNEQQFKIILGSSSVARKQILAEMGYDFTTMSADIDEKAIREEKPEDLVMVLAKAKADAILKKLQDAGTPENTTLLIAADTVETVKPKLLVGEEDARPTLLITCDQVVVYEGMIREKPSSKEEARQFLNDYSGGHAATVSSVLVTNLSTGFRKGDCDKVEIYFHDIPESAIDKLIEEGIVLYVAGGLIIEHPLILPYVKEVVGETDSVMGLPKALTRRLIDDVL, encoded by the exons ATGGATTCAAACAATGAACAACAATTTAAG ATAATTTTGGGATCATCGTCTGTTGCCCGCAAACAGATTTTAGCGGAAATGGGTTATGATTTCACAACTATG tctGCAGATATAGATGAGAAAGCAATTCGGGAAGAGAAGCCCGAGGATTTAGTGATGGTTCTTGCCAAGGCAAAG gcaGATGCCATTTTGAAAAAACTTCAGGATGCTGGAACCCCAGAGAATACTACACTTCTCATCGCAGCTGACACT GTAGAAACTGTCAAACCAAAGCTTCTTGTTGGTGAAGAGGATGCAAGGCCAACTCTGCTAATTACTTGTGATCAA GTGGTGGTGTATGAAGGTATGATCAGGGAAAAACCTTCCAGTAAAGAAGAAGCACGTCAATTCCTTAATG ATTATTCTGGTGGACATGCAGCAACTGTGAGTTCTGTTCTTGTTACAAACCTTAGCACTGGATTCAGAAAAGGGGATTGCGACAAAGTGGAG ATCTATTTTCATGATATACCAGAATCAGCAATAGATAAACTG ATTGAAGAAGGAATTGTGCTCTATGTAGCTGGAGGGCTTATAATTGAACATCCTCTCATATTACCATATGTCAAAGAAGTG GTTGGTGAAACGGATAGCGTGATGGGACTTCCAAAAGCACTTACACGAAGGCTAATTGACGATGTTCTGTAG
- the LOC140864203 gene encoding uncharacterized protein isoform X4 yields the protein MVLAKAKADAILKKLQDAGTPENTTLLIAADTVETVKPKLLVGEEDARPTLLITCDQVVVYEGMIREKPSSKEEARQFLNDYSGGHAATVSSVLVTNLSTGFRKGDCDKVEIYFHDIPESAIDKLIEEGIVLYVAGGLIIEHPLILPYVKEVVGETDSVMGLPKALTRRLIDDVL from the exons ATGGTTCTTGCCAAGGCAAAG gcaGATGCCATTTTGAAAAAACTTCAGGATGCTGGAACCCCAGAGAATACTACACTTCTCATCGCAGCTGACACT GTAGAAACTGTCAAACCAAAGCTTCTTGTTGGTGAAGAGGATGCAAGGCCAACTCTGCTAATTACTTGTGATCAA GTGGTGGTGTATGAAGGTATGATCAGGGAAAAACCTTCCAGTAAAGAAGAAGCACGTCAATTCCTTAATG ATTATTCTGGTGGACATGCAGCAACTGTGAGTTCTGTTCTTGTTACAAACCTTAGCACTGGATTCAGAAAAGGGGATTGCGACAAAGTGGAG ATCTATTTTCATGATATACCAGAATCAGCAATAGATAAACTG ATTGAAGAAGGAATTGTGCTCTATGTAGCTGGAGGGCTTATAATTGAACATCCTCTCATATTACCATATGTCAAAGAAGTG GTTGGTGAAACGGATAGCGTGATGGGACTTCCAAAAGCACTTACACGAAGGCTAATTGACGATGTTCTGTAG
- the LOC140864203 gene encoding uncharacterized protein isoform X2 has product MDSNNEQQFKVQEDDIDEKAIREEKPEDLVMVLAKAKADAILKKLQDAGTPENTTLLIAADTVETVKPKLLVGEEDARPTLLITCDQVVVYEGMIREKPSSKEEARQFLNDYSGGHAATVSSVLVTNLSTGFRKGDCDKVEIYFHDIPESAIDKLIEEGIVLYVAGGLIIEHPLILPYVKEVVGETDSVMGLPKALTRRLIDDVL; this is encoded by the exons ATGGATTCAAACAATGAACAACAATTTAAGGTGCAGGAAGAcg ATATAGATGAGAAAGCAATTCGGGAAGAGAAGCCCGAGGATTTAGTGATGGTTCTTGCCAAGGCAAAG gcaGATGCCATTTTGAAAAAACTTCAGGATGCTGGAACCCCAGAGAATACTACACTTCTCATCGCAGCTGACACT GTAGAAACTGTCAAACCAAAGCTTCTTGTTGGTGAAGAGGATGCAAGGCCAACTCTGCTAATTACTTGTGATCAA GTGGTGGTGTATGAAGGTATGATCAGGGAAAAACCTTCCAGTAAAGAAGAAGCACGTCAATTCCTTAATG ATTATTCTGGTGGACATGCAGCAACTGTGAGTTCTGTTCTTGTTACAAACCTTAGCACTGGATTCAGAAAAGGGGATTGCGACAAAGTGGAG ATCTATTTTCATGATATACCAGAATCAGCAATAGATAAACTG ATTGAAGAAGGAATTGTGCTCTATGTAGCTGGAGGGCTTATAATTGAACATCCTCTCATATTACCATATGTCAAAGAAGTG GTTGGTGAAACGGATAGCGTGATGGGACTTCCAAAAGCACTTACACGAAGGCTAATTGACGATGTTCTGTAG
- the LOC140866476 gene encoding uncharacterized protein At1g01500-like isoform X2 — translation MSDIAIGRHIDLHIRVFYVRISRFIVDGTTPECLILNLIPLSRDTILKVNGTACSLEREGISCVLRRDRVDKKSEEVTFVGTDIITLTDNVKFEVVLDKDDLLITGVLDLSSSNGSKNWSIDCEPVIRFGDAFLKGRRFKDSGYTIPALEVCVAGCFLGSPVILTKTLPLNRKRHGKIGVLNTIPEYDASDHQSHEDVVRGCDLQITDYINYKRESEEDFADLYWSAMEINKEGEEWELSRFNAGVRVGVGLGLSICLGVGVSVGLLVRTYQITTRTLKRGLL, via the exons ATGAGTGATATAGCCATAGGCCGACACATTGATTTACACATAAGAGTGTTTTACGTCAGAATCAGCAGGTTTATTGTGGATGGCACGACCCCAGAATGTCTCATACTCAACCTCATCCCTCTAAGTCGAGACACAATTCTTAAGGTAAATGGAACAGCTTGTTCCCTAGAACGGGAGGGAATCTCTTGTGTCCTTCGACGGGACAGAGTAGACAAGAAATCGGAGGAGGTCACATTTGTGGGCACAGATATTATCACATTAACCGACAACGTAAAATTTGAAGTAGTACTCGATAAAGATGACCTTTTGATCACGGGGGTTTTGGATTTGTCGAGTTCAAATGGCTCCAAGAATTGGAGCATCGACTGTGAACCCGTAATTCGTTTCGGTGACGCATTCTTGAAGGGGAGACGATTTAAGGATTCGGGATACACAATACCTGCACTCGAAGTTTGTGTGGCTGGTTGTTTTTTGGGATCTCCCGTTATATTAACCAAAACCTTGCCACTTAACCGCAAAAGACATGGAAAAATCGGTGTGTTGAATACCATTCCGGAGTATGATGCCTCTGATCATCAATCCCATGAAGACGTTGTACGAGGTTGTGATTTGCAG ATTACAGATTACATAAATTACAAACGAGAAAGTGAAGAAGATTTTGCGGATTTGTACTGGAGTGCAATGGAAATTAATAAAGAGGGCGAAGAGTGGGAGCTTTCCCGGTTCAACGCTGGGGTTCGAGTGGGAGTTGGATTAGGCCTCAGCATTTGCCTTGGTGTTGGAGTCAGTGTCGGTTTGTTGGTTCGGACCTACCAAATCACCACCCGAACCCTTAAAAGAGGGCTTCTTTAG